Proteins from a genomic interval of Nasonia vitripennis strain AsymCx chromosome 3, Nvit_psr_1.1, whole genome shotgun sequence:
- the LOC100680235 gene encoding uncharacterized protein LOC100680235 isoform X4, protein MHNNKSFKSATMDEVEKKAHYEKKIKAASLAFLEEKNYAKASHDYNEALKIANELHFGAMKECILRFMICHCKVLESNKLEDLAEVVMTLQTINKTLKERFPAIYCLLAYTHCKLYRFDHALESLRAANDIFKRNQLLEIFYIPGTTTPIEQNPKGKMWSIVEKECAIYHKPDAICASKECNQITKPYVSPNKNIYVKDPAFNGMVIVHCNNKERGCILKFHPSCWKVIKDETNLVQKVLDKDMLGVQCFTPNCMYENNICRISLIEVLGPNGEVKAQMKKTTNDSWPVNKNVSKGAIKKQKAVCTTTTESPKFTPRKEHVPVIPTTEFRDQKKLNRYDDFCDENRLVTVTIGSANFDATDNSPEAGERAFLFSLFYHYIRDNLVRVCDLYNKFYELRESLVYFKDIDILSFLLDTNVISLMDNKDVGDMLDDLMNDGYIDGYFNDATGNRKSNNNNIPDVQCLSNGRNGNCKEDEEAAGGDELSRYPENNSIDVNKKITEYNELQDYVASLKREIRNLAEETSQLKKEAQEKDYKIEVFLKQMNECEALYEEMSDFRVRYDEIKDENFNLKKEIITFVNDKKLLEEQIAKLNDSEVRRNEIKQTFETEYKILQDCINSSWEKKTKELNASLKQELEAKKSLLSRYLQTQFDAYTNLLNEYINQCTIELEVIGKLNGWMEKYMNVKSFKDNTKWMNRLIYLQKASDDLQKNFTNLFGKLDTEECPDEVCLECPSVPDALKENLSDIVMNALNAYYISQYEFVKNLMQKQQQQQQQINQQWQTQQLQAQQLQRSAAYMHAYQYNAFQQHALPFASTIAPHPAYPVGRQILNQQFYSQPPIVQNGTSIPDQKTNVEIKELSSSSSENSSVKSATSLLGKLDIQNKKEELKAETTAPVKTDLKEETKTKRKESKDIFDKISEKQEQMRKALKAIALNVREKADTEPVQDEQSNTYMNGDSNEVEKKIEADDNGLHLEIDDDNKSDLTSVTSKGNSPKLKKKAGINSLIKVMQQRYPGALEVDIVEIIAEIRKKNNGTLTGKPVNEILIESEEYFSRNQRIRKTIETL, encoded by the exons atgcacAACAACAAATCGTTTAAATCTGCTACGATGGATGAGGTGGAAAAGAAAGCA CATTATGAGAAAAAGATAAAGGCTGCCTCTCTGGCATTTTTGGAAGAGAAGAATTATGCAAAAGCTTCTCATGACTACAACGAAGCATTGAAAATAGCCAATGAATTGCATTTTGGTGCCATGAAGGAATGCATACTCAGGTTTATGATTTGTCACTGCAAAGTGTTGGAGTCAAACAAACTGGAAGATTTGGCAGAGGTAGTCATGACACTTCAGACAATTAACAAGACTCTCAAAGAAAGATTTCCTGCTATTTATTGCCTCTTAGCTTACACTCATTGCAAGCTGTATAG GTTTGACCATGCTTTGGAAAGTTTGAGAGCAGCTAATGATATTTTCAAAAGGAATCAATTGTTGGAGATATTCTACATTCCTGGTACTACTACACCAATTGAACAAAACCCAAAGGGT aaaatgtgGTCAATAGTTGAAAAAGAATGCGCGATTTATCATAAACCTGATGCCATTTGTGCTTCAAAAGAATGTAATCAAATCACTAAACCTTACGTATCtccaaacaaaaatatatatgtaaa AGATCCAGCTTTCAACGGAATGGTAATAGTTCATTGCAATAATAAAGAACGAGGATGTATACTGAAGTTTCATCCATCTTGTTGGAAAGTTATAAAGGATGAAACAAATTTGGTTCAAAAAGTTTTAGACAAA GACATGTTGGGCGTTCAATGTTTTACACCAAATTGCAtgtatgaaaataatatttgcaGAATATCATTGATTGAAGTGCTAGGGCCGAATGGAGAGGTAAAAGcgcaaatgaaaaaaacaaCTAATGACTCTTGGCCTGTTAACAAAAATGTATCTAAGGGTGCTATAAAGAAG CAAAAAGCAGTTTGTACAACGACTACAGAGAGTCCCAAATTTACACCTCGAAAGGAGCATGTTCCTGTTATTCCAACGACCGAATTCAGAGATCAAAAG AAACTTAATCGTTATGATGATTTTTGCGACGAAAACCGATTAGTTACCGTGACAATTGGCAGCGCGAATTTTGATGCAACAGATAACTCGCCAGAAGCTGGAGAAagggcatttttattttc GCTCTTTTATCACTATATTCGAGACAATTTGGTACGAGTTTGTGAtctatataataaattttatgaactTAGAGAAAGCTTGGTGTATTTCAAGGACATTG ACATTTTGAGCTTTCTACTTGATACAAATGTTATTAGTCTAATGGATAACAAAGATGTGGGCGATATGCTTGATGACCTCATGAATGATGGTTACATAGATGGTTACTTCAATGATGCAACTGGGAATCGCaaaagcaacaacaacaatattcCG gATGTGCAATGCTTATCAAATGGTCGTAATGGTAACTGCAAAGAGGATGAAGAAGCAGCTGGTGGTGATGAATTGTCACGTTATCCagaaaataattcaatcgatgtaaataaaaaaattacggaaTACAATGAGTTGCAAGATTATGTAGCTTCATTAAAAAGAGAAATAAGAAATTTGGCGGAAGAAACTAGTCAATTGAAAAAGGAAGCACAAGAAAAGGATTACAAGATTGAAGTTTTCTTAAAACAGATGAATGAATGCGAAGCATTGTATGAAGAAATGAGTGATTTTAGAGTAAGATATGACGAAAtaaaagatgaaaattttaatctaaaaaaagaaataattacttttgtcaatgataaaaaattgttgGAAGAGCAAATCGCAAAGTTGAATGATTCTGAAGTAAGGCGAAACGAGATTAAACAAACGTTCGAAACAGAGTATAAAATTTTGCAGGATTGCATAAACTCCTCGTGGGAAAAAAAGACTAAAGAGTtgaa TGCATCTTTAAAGCAGGAATTAGAAGCGAAAAAATCGTTGTTATCTAGATACCTCCAGACTCAGTTTGATGCctatacaaatttattaaatga aTACATTAATCAATGTACCATTGAATTAGAAGTTATTGGTAAACTTAACGGTTGGATGGAAAAATATATGAATGTAAAATCCTTCAAAGACAATACAAAGTGGATGAACAGGTTGATTTACCTTCAGAAAGCTTCTGATGACCTCCAG aaaaattttacaaaccTTTTCGGTAAACTTGATACCGAAGAATGTCCAGACGAAGTTTGCTTAGAGTGCCCGAGCGTCCCTGATGCGCTGAAAGAGAACCTCAGCGACATCGTGATGAATGCGTTGAACGCTTACTACATAAGCCAATATGAGTTCGTGAAGAATTTAATGCAgaaacaacagcaacagcagcaacaaatAAATCAACAGTGGCAGACTCAGCAACTGCAAGCACAACAATTGCAGCGATCAGCGGCATACATGCACGCTTATCAATACAACGCTTTCCAGCAACATGCGCTTCCGTTTGCTTCTACGATAGCTCCACATCCAGCCTATCCAGTAGGCAGGCAGATACTAAATCAGCAGTTCTATTCTCAGCCACCCATTGTGCAAAACGGAACTAGTA TTCCCGACCAGAAGACCAATGTTGAAATAAAAGAgttgagcagcagcagcagcgaaaatTCATCGGTAAAATCAGCGACTTCATTACTTGGGAAACTTGACATTCAAAATAAGAAAGAAGAGTTAAAAGCAGAGACCACTGCACCAGTCAAGACCGATTTGAAGGAAGAGACAAAAACTAAGCGCAAAGAATCAAAGGACATTTTCGATAAGATTTCAGAGAAACAAGAGCAAATGCGAAAAGCTTTAAAAGCTATAGCATTGAACGTTAGAGAAAAGGCAGATACGGAACCCGTACAAGACGAACAGTCTAATACTTACATGAATGGTGACTCCAATgaagtcgaaaaaaaaatagaagccGATGACAACGGTTTACATTTAGAAATAGACGACGATAATAAATCTGACTTGACTAGTGTAACTTCAAA AGGGAATAGCCCTAAATTGAAGAAGAAAGCCGGAATCAATTCTTTGATTAAGGTCATGCAGCAAAGATATCCGGGAGCATTAGA AGTCGACATAGTCGAGATT
- the LOC107980827 gene encoding venom acid phosphatase Acph-1 isoform X2, translating into MRKMKFKYTSLIIYVLFGNAFGVIAEVGVKHTDLKLELVQVLFRHGARTPDKAEFKYINYAGLNAYNPYGLGELTNLGKKQLFKVGQMLRQRYSDFLSEDFNTSDVYAYSSEDDRTKMSLQVVLAGLYPPSSEFVWNKKLNWIPLPARYTPKELDILLKPTFSSRFISINNEFKRSAEFQSKISEHLDFINFLKDKLGVDESLDEVNFIAFTFNTLYSNEHLNIPLPKWYTDEVKKALFDLINYIHRSMSATTEMKRINGGPLIRTLLENMNVNSTVVNPRKIYLYSGHDLNLAAVSVALGFSDAFDHPDYANGLIMEKWSDSENQLYVRWLAWTTAGGEPKALKLKDCEEFCPIDSYINILKKSEVIPSDEEMNLLYNDFVKRRKKSIQDLFFGDSAVTSK; encoded by the exons ATGCGAAAAATGAAATTCAAGTATACGAGCCTTATCATTTACGTGCTTTTCGGCAACGCGTTTGGAGTGATCGCCGAAGTGGGCGTAAAGCACACAGACTTGAAATTAGAGCTCGTACAAGTG ctGTTCCGGCATGGAGCGCGAACACCGGATAAAGCTGAGTTCAAGTACATCAATTACGCAGGCTTAAATGCGTACAATCCCTATGGACTAGGAGAATTGACCAAC CTAGGCAAAAAACAGCTGTTCAAAGTCGGCCAAATGCTAAGACAACGTTACTCTGATTTTCTTTCTGAGGATTTTAATACGAGTGATGTTTACGCTTATTCGAGTGAAGATGATCGCACGAAAATGTCGCTGCAAGTAGTTCTTGCCGGATTGTATCCACCATCTTCTGAATTCGTTTGGAACAAAAAACTCAACTGGATACCTCTTCCTGCACGCTACACACCGAAAGAGCTAGATATTTTACTTAAACCTACTTTCAGTTCAAG GTTTATATCGATCAATAATGAATTCAAACGTTCTGCCGAGTTCCAAAGCAAAATATCCGAGCACTTAGATTTCATTAATTTCCTGAAAGATAAACTAGGAGTAGATGAATCATTGGATGAAGTGAATTTCATAGCGTTTACATTCAATACGTTGTACTCGAAC GAGCATTTGAACATTCCACTTCCCAAATGGTACACCGATGAAGTGAAGAAAGCTCTGTTTGACTTGATAAACTACATTCATCGATCGATGTCTGCAACAACAGAAATGAAAAGAATAAATGGAGGACCGTTGATAAGAACTCTTTTGGAAAACATGAACGTAAATAGTACCGTTGTTAATCCGCGTAAGATTTACCTATACAGTGGACACGATCTGAATTTAGCGGCAGTCTCGGTTGCCTTGGGTTTCTCGGATGCGTTCGACCACCCAGACTACGCTAATGGACTTATTATGGAGAAGTGGAGTGACTCGGAAAATCAGTTATACGTTAGG TGGCTGGCGTGGACGACAGCTGGCGGAGAACCAAAAGCTTTAAAATTGAAAGATTGCGAGGAATTTTGTCCTATTGACAGTTACATCAACATTCTCAAGAAGTCTGAAGTAATTCCATCTGACGAAGAGATGAACCTACTTTATAACGACTTTGTAAAAAgacgaaaaaaatcgattcaGGATTTGTTCTTTGGCGATTCGGCTGTTACCTCTAAATAG
- the LOC107980827 gene encoding venom acid phosphatase Acph-1 isoform X1: MRKMKFKYTSLIIYVLFGNAFGVIAEVGVKHTDLKLELVQVLFRHGARTPDKAEFKYINYAGLNAYNPYGLGELTNLGKKQLFKVGQMLRQRYSDFLSEDFNTSDVYAYSSEDDRTKMSLQVVLAGLYPPSSEFVWNKKLNWIPLPARYTPKELDILLKPTFSSSRFISINNEFKRSAEFQSKISEHLDFINFLKDKLGVDESLDEVNFIAFTFNTLYSNEHLNIPLPKWYTDEVKKALFDLINYIHRSMSATTEMKRINGGPLIRTLLENMNVNSTVVNPRKIYLYSGHDLNLAAVSVALGFSDAFDHPDYANGLIMEKWSDSENQLYVRWLAWTTAGGEPKALKLKDCEEFCPIDSYINILKKSEVIPSDEEMNLLYNDFVKRRKKSIQDLFFGDSAVTSK, translated from the exons ATGCGAAAAATGAAATTCAAGTATACGAGCCTTATCATTTACGTGCTTTTCGGCAACGCGTTTGGAGTGATCGCCGAAGTGGGCGTAAAGCACACAGACTTGAAATTAGAGCTCGTACAAGTG ctGTTCCGGCATGGAGCGCGAACACCGGATAAAGCTGAGTTCAAGTACATCAATTACGCAGGCTTAAATGCGTACAATCCCTATGGACTAGGAGAATTGACCAAC CTAGGCAAAAAACAGCTGTTCAAAGTCGGCCAAATGCTAAGACAACGTTACTCTGATTTTCTTTCTGAGGATTTTAATACGAGTGATGTTTACGCTTATTCGAGTGAAGATGATCGCACGAAAATGTCGCTGCAAGTAGTTCTTGCCGGATTGTATCCACCATCTTCTGAATTCGTTTGGAACAAAAAACTCAACTGGATACCTCTTCCTGCACGCTACACACCGAAAGAGCTAGATATTTTACTTAAACCTACTTTCAGTTCAAG TAGGTTTATATCGATCAATAATGAATTCAAACGTTCTGCCGAGTTCCAAAGCAAAATATCCGAGCACTTAGATTTCATTAATTTCCTGAAAGATAAACTAGGAGTAGATGAATCATTGGATGAAGTGAATTTCATAGCGTTTACATTCAATACGTTGTACTCGAAC GAGCATTTGAACATTCCACTTCCCAAATGGTACACCGATGAAGTGAAGAAAGCTCTGTTTGACTTGATAAACTACATTCATCGATCGATGTCTGCAACAACAGAAATGAAAAGAATAAATGGAGGACCGTTGATAAGAACTCTTTTGGAAAACATGAACGTAAATAGTACCGTTGTTAATCCGCGTAAGATTTACCTATACAGTGGACACGATCTGAATTTAGCGGCAGTCTCGGTTGCCTTGGGTTTCTCGGATGCGTTCGACCACCCAGACTACGCTAATGGACTTATTATGGAGAAGTGGAGTGACTCGGAAAATCAGTTATACGTTAGG TGGCTGGCGTGGACGACAGCTGGCGGAGAACCAAAAGCTTTAAAATTGAAAGATTGCGAGGAATTTTGTCCTATTGACAGTTACATCAACATTCTCAAGAAGTCTGAAGTAATTCCATCTGACGAAGAGATGAACCTACTTTATAACGACTTTGTAAAAAgacgaaaaaaatcgattcaGGATTTGTTCTTTGGCGATTCGGCTGTTACCTCTAAATAG